One window of Nicotiana tomentosiformis chromosome 11, ASM39032v3, whole genome shotgun sequence genomic DNA carries:
- the LOC104092016 gene encoding uncharacterized protein C594.04c-like: MATHRNFKNALIAFVVPLPSIIFYLYFLHQNQDHSLCNLHPLLLANVVFFLNVNVLFWFIALLQSSHWLIGLYWMVIPIMLLHFYANHPTAQTQYNQWRSRIVMLLTWIWSIRLIHSYFRRENWQWGVRQDWRFTDLSHQYGKKWWWVSFFAIYLSQQVFQMGICLPLYVVHSQNKPWNIWDFIAIVICLSGITIAYHADTQLHNFISRNQKLKELGQPMVPILDKGLWCYSRHPNYFGEQLWWWGLAVIAWNLGQGWTFIGALINSICLAYVTVLVEKRMLSQTYRTEAYKLYQKTTSVLIPWFKSSSIGKDKKT; encoded by the exons ATGGCTACTCATAGGAATTTCAAGAATGCCTTGATTGCATTTGTTGTTCCCCTTCCCTCCATTATCTTCTACCTCTATTTCCTTCATCAAAATCAAGATCACTCATTGTGCAATCTCCATCCACTTTTACTGGCTAATGTAGTGTTTTTCCTTAATGTCAACGTCCTCTTCTGGTTCATTGCTCTTCTTCAATCAAGCCATTGG CTGATAGGTTTGTACTGGATGGTGATTCCAATAATGCTGTTACATTTCTATGCCAATCATCCCACGGCACAGACACAGTACAATCAATGGAGATCACGTATTGTGATGCTTTTGACATGGATTTGGAGTATTAGGCTGATTCACAGCTACTTCCGACGTGAAAATTGGCAATGGGGAGTCAGGCAAGACTGGAGATTCACAGACTTGAGCCACCAGTATGGCAAGAAATGGTGGTGGGTCTCTTTCTTTGCTATTTATCTCTCTCAGCAG GTTTTTCAGATGGGGATATGCCTGCCTCTATATGTTGTCCATTCGCAGAACAAGCCATGGAATATCTGGGATTTCATTGCCATAGTCATCTGCCTCTCCGGCATTACAATCGCCTATCATGCCGATACACAGCTCCACAATTTTATTAGCAGAAATCAGAAACTGAAAGAACTTGGCCAACCGATGGTTCCAATTCTTGACAAAGGCCTCTGGTGCTACTCAAGACATCCTAATTATTTTGGAGAACAGTTGTGGTGGTGGGGACTGGCCGTAATTGCATGGAATTTGGGTCAAGGTTGGACCTTTATTGGTGCACTCATAAATAGCATTTGCTTAGCATATGTCACTGTGCTTGTGGAGAAGAGGATGCTTAGCCAAACATACAGAACTGAAGCATATAAGCTCTACCAAAAGACTACATCTGTGTTGATACCATGGTTCAAGTCTTCCTCAATTGGAAAAGATAAGAAAACTTGA
- the LOC104092015 gene encoding putative late blight resistance protein homolog R1C-3, protein MFCKEAIEALDLMKDQWRLSLTDAIILDEINFLIMELKFLDIFLRLHSFTNDSNLMDASEHVRAMVRVVGSDLYSLFSTGMVPPDPNFDLTLSEVQEKIQICKSEIKAQYSYPQVVNLSDATPMSVAKLIGDVIETIKYVVSTPLASSLSISPQLEEQLFCALSSPQSLCYILAFRKLQDSSQMTFFTHAIAVTCHAAMIIFLHFPEHNQETDINSLLTDFVLKRIFPIQPCVRRIYVELIQSFMSGPQLTWRHVVLAKMETMFTIFLKTNLLMLQFSYSYGLIVPLEDQKQMENFFEMLDYLGTYLEDLPPQGFGSKLREIDNLMVNAALFIFSLYGNEEDVASGEINQEATLDLPGLIRSISALTYQIIQMSFQSVLPRIDGLGFVDFLLDNMKEFLNQSADTLPSAKSQLESVLKHLEFLQPFLSDVAAAKCINHDRLQHLATVVIGKAYEIEYIVDCFATKDVPGWYLTPWLSDLIEEIEFVKAEVEKIKEDKACDAPTDNFTDASNVATSSQLASMPSITEEMVGFEDVVQTLRNQLVGGTSQLDVVSVVGTFGQGKTTVAKKLFSDESIASLFDVHAKCLLPVVYLRRELLVAILNDAVDKQTDLSEVPEDELADKLHKILLQRKYLILIDDVRETVVLDFLKSCFPDANNGSRIILTTELDEVANYATRVSSPYRLRLFSDEESWMLLQNKVFLRQSCPPYLRDVGQKLVKTCRGLPLAVVMLANALAKLAKNGDHVNFSEEAMKEFNEILENQRSSYVSVSSQMASTPRITEEITDEMVGFDDVLQTLRDQLVRVTPRELDVISIVGTFGQGKTAVANKLLADELVVSLFDVCAKCFVPVVFERRELLVAILRNLVDKTTDLSEAREDELADELHKLLLPKRYLLLIDNVNDPVAWDYLRSCFPDANNGSRILLTTRLDEVATKARRVSSPHYLRLFTDEESWMLLQNKAFPRQSCPPNLRPLGEQLAKGCKGSPVQVVVLAGVLAKMTTKELELLTEGDKGVQMVFIKELEKKAMEATLDQARGSRPKSFRKASQGHISSQLDCTIAEDMVGFQDVLQTITNLLVRGTSQRDVISIVGMAGQGKTTIANKLFIDESVVPQFDVRAKCYVSQVYDRREVLVSILSDVVDKPTDLSEVPEAELAVKLRRLLFSKRYLILIDDVWETRAWDELQSCFPDTNNSSRIMLTTRLDKVANYASCVSSLHHLRLFSEDESWTLLQKKVFLQQSFPPDLEGVGQEIAKKCGRLPLSIVLVAGVLASMTKKEQWEQVADGLGSHIRGDSKHIIQFSYKNLPHYLKPCFLYFGAFLEDKEIQISKLMKLWTAEGLVVKQKERRLADIAEDYLEDLIRRNMVMSTKNRCLGKVKACRIHDLLLEFCKEKAKEEKFLLWIYRDQDANSTEVLSRMLVQRRISIYSKQHNLVERSPSCSNVHSLLFRKVGDDVIPSVDNQVSFAFHSFKCLRVLDLEFVTVGSFPTELCQLRYLALRTFEESIPSSIDNLRNLETLVVKGLGSELSLPHSLCKMVKMRHLHLNDRASFDLQNLKIFLEDPSELDNLETFSTPAFSSGEDVERVLSKTPNLRKLRCIFSGSWGYSEEQKKDCNQFPRLQHLTKLESLKVFCFHKPERSPCVFNFPSDLKKLTLCGFGLPWSEISAMSTLHNLVILKLQSDAFCGEEWEVSDEQFSQLKVLKLENISFARWSISEDAFSNLEKLVLHSCDCLVEIPSEFGYFTCLQTIEVKSCQESVANSAKNVEEIQVEEMQNNGFKLFIY, encoded by the exons ATGTTTTGCAAAGAAGCCATTGAAGCTCTAGATTTGATGAAAGATCAATGGAGATTGTCCTTGACAGATGCAATAATATTGGATGAAATCAATTTCCTCATTATGGAGCTGAAGTTTCTGGACATTTTCCTGAGGCTGCACAGCTTTACTAATGACAGTAACTTGATGGATGCTTCAGAACACGTCCGAGCTATGGTTAGAGTTGTAGGATCAGACCTCTACAGTCTATTCTCCACAGGAATGGTGCCACCTGATCCAAACTTTGATCTCACTTTGTCTGAGGTGCAAGAAAAGATCCAGATTTGTAAGTCCGAAATCAAAGCTCAATACTCTTATCCTCAGGTAGTAAATCTTTCTGATGCTACTCCCATGTCTGTAGCAAAACTCATTGGTGATGTAATAGAGACTATAAAATATGTGGTGAGCACACCTTTGGCCTCTTCCTTATCTATTAGTCCACAACTTGAGGAGCAACTCTTTTGCGCATTGAGTTCACCACAATCTCTCTGTTACATACTTGCTTTCAGAAAATTACAAGACTCTAGCCAAATGACTTTCTTTACTCATGCTATAGCTGTCACTTGTCATGCAGCAATGATTATCTTCTTGCATTTTCCTGAGCATAATCAGGAAACTGATATCAATTCCTTGCTTACTGATTTCGTATTGAAGAGAATCTTTCCCATTCAGCCTTGTGTCCGCCGTATCTATGTTGAACTCATCCAATCTTTTATGTCCGGACCACAATTAACCTGGCGTCACGTTGTCCTAGCAAAAATGGAAACAATGTTTACCATTTTTCTCAAAACCAATCTGCTGATGTTACAATTCTCTTATAGCTACGGCTTGATAGTTCCATTGGAGGATCAAAAACAAATGGAGAACTTTTTCGAGATGTTGGACTATTTGGGAACTTATCTTGAGGATCTGCCACCACAGGGCTTTGGATCTAAGCTTAGAGAAATAGATAATTTGATGGTCAATGCAGCACTTTTCATTTTCTCGTTATATGGTAACGAGGAAGACGTGGCATCTGGAGAAATAAATCAAGAGGCCACCCTTGATTTGCCTGGCTTGATTCGGAGTATCAGCGCTTTGACTTACCAGATCATTCAAATGTCATTTCAATCCGTTTTACCTAGGATTGATGGACTTGGCTTTGTTGATTTCCTTCTGGACAACATGAAGGAGTTCCTTAACCAGTCTGCTGATACACTTCCTTCTGCCAAGAGCCAACTTGAATCTGTGCTGAAGCATCTTGAATTTTTGCAACCTTTTTTGAGCGATGTTGCAGCAGCAAAATGTATTAATCATGACAGACTGCAACATCTTGCCACAGTGGTAATTGGCAAGGCATATGAAATAGAATATATAGTTGATTGTTTCGCGACTAAAGATGTTCCTGGCTGGTATCTTACACCATGGCTTTCGGATCTCATTGAGGAGATTGAGTTTGTTAAGGCAGAGGTTGAAAAGATTAAGGAGGACAAGGCGTGTGACGCACCAACAGACAACTTCACTGATGCTTCCAATGTTGCCACATCATCACAATTGGCCAGTATGCCAAGCATAACTGAAGAAATGGTGGGATTCGAGGACGTGGTGCAAACGTTAAGAAATCAACTTGTTGGAGGAACATCACAACTTGATGTTGTCTCAGTTGTTGGCACTTTCGGACAAGGTAAAACAACAGTTGCCAAAAAGCTATTCTCTGACGAATCAATTGCCTCTCTGTTTGATGTTCATGCAAAATGTCTTCTTCCTGTTGTATATTTACGTAGAGAGTTGTTGGTTGCTATTCTGAATGATGCTGTTGACAAGCAAACTGATCTTAGTGAAGTGCCTGAAGATGAATTAGCTGACAAGTTGCACAAAATATTGTTGCAAAGGAAATACCTCATCCTCATTGATGATGTTCGTGAAACTGTAGTATTGGACTTTTTAAAGTCGTGCTTTCCGGATGCCAACAATGGAAGCAGAATTATTCTAACAACAGAGTTAGACGAAGTTGCTAATTATGCTACACGTGTTAGTTCTCCCTATCGTCTTCGCTTGTTTTCTGATGAAGAAAGCTGGATGTTGTTACAAAATAAGGTTTTCCTCCGACAAAGTTGCCCACCGTATCTTAGAGATGTTGGACAAAAACTAGTAAAAACCTGCCGCGGGCTACCTCTTGCTGTTGTTATGCTGGCCAATGCTCTTGCAAAACTGGCGAAGAATGGGGATCACGTGAACTTCTCTGAAGAGGCGATGAAAGAGTTCAATGAAATTCTGGAGAACCAGAGATCTTCTTATGTTAGTGTATCATCACAAATGGCCAGTACTCCAAGGATAACTGAAGAAATAACAGATGAAATGGTAGGTTTCGATGATGTACTGCAAACCTTAAGAGATCAACTTGTTAGAGTAACACCAAGAGAGCTTGATGTTATCTCGATTGTTGGCACCTTTGGACAAGGTAAAACAGCAGTTGCTAACAAACTATTAGCTGACGAATTAGTTGTCTCTTTGTTCGATGTTTGTGCAAAATGTTTTGTTCCTGTTGTTTTCGAACGCAGAGAGTTATTAGTTGCTATTCTGAGGAATCTTGTTGATAAGACAACTGATCTTAGTGAAGCGAGAGAAGATGAATTAGCTGATGAGTTGCACAAACTTTTATTGCCAAAGAGGTATCTTCTCCTCATTGATAATGTTAATGACCCTGTAGCATGGGATTATCTAAGGTCATGCTTTCCAGATGCCAACAATGGAAGCAGAATTCTTCTAACAACTCGTCTAGATGAAGTTGCCACTAAGGCTAGACGTGTTAGTTCACCCCATTATCTGCGCTTGTTTACTGATGAAGAAAGCTGGATGCTGTTACAAAATAAGGCGTTCCCCCGACAAAGTTGTCCGCCAAATCTTAGACCTCTTGGAGAACAATTAGCCAAAGGGTGTAAAGGGTCACCTGTTCAAGTTGTTGTGCTGGCTGGTGTTCTTGCAAAAATGACGACAAAAGAGTTGGAACTACTGACAGAAGGGGATAAAGGTGTTCAGATGGTCTTCATTAAAGAGCTGGAGAAAAAGGCCATGGAAGCTACGTTAGACCAGGCGCGTGGCTCACGACCAAAAAGCTTTAGAAAGGCTTCCCAAGGCCATATATCATCTCAACTGGATTGTACTATAGCTGAAGATATGGTGGGATTCCAGGACGTCTTGCAAACAATAACAAACCTACTTGTTAGAGGAACATCACAGAGAGATGTCATTTCTATTGTTGGAATGGCTGGACAAGGTAAAACAACAATTGCTAACAAACTATTCATAGATGAATCAGTTGTTCCACAATTTGATGTTCGTGCAAAATGTTATGTTTCTCAAGTGTACGACCGTCGAGAGGTGTTGGTTTCTATTCTGAGTGATGTGGTCGACAAGCCAACAGATCTTAGTGAAGTGCCTGAAGCTGAATTAGCTGTTAAGTTGCGCAGACTATTATTTTCAAAGAGATACCTTATCCTCATTGATGATGTCTGGGAAACTAGAGCATGGGATGAGTTACAGTCATGTTTTCCGGATACCAACAACAGTAGCAGAATTATGCTGACAACCCGGCTAGATAAGGTTGCTAACTATGCTAGCTGTGTTAGTTCTCTTCATCATCTTCGCTTGTTTTCTGAAGATGAAAGCTGGACGTTGTTACAGAAAAAGGTGTTTCTCCAACAAAGTTTCCCACCGGATCTTGAAGGTGTTGGACAAGAAATAGCAAAGAAGTGTGGAAGgttacctctttcaattgttttgGTAGCTGGTGTTCTTGCAAGTATGACGAAGAAAGAGCAGTGGGAACAAGTGGCAGATGGTTTAGGTTCACATATTCGTGGTGACTCCAAGCACATCATACAATTCAGTTACAAGAATTTGCCCCATTATCTCAAACCTTGTTTTCTGTATTTTGGAGCATTCTTGGAGGACAAAGAGATTCAGATCTCAAAGTTAATGAAGTTATGGACGGCGGAGGGTTTGGTAGTAAAACAAAAGGAAAGACGCTTGGCTGATATAGCAGAAGATTATTTAGAGGATCTTATTAGAAGAAATATGGTGATGTCCACCAAGAATAGATGTCTTGGAAAAGTAAAAGCATGTCGTATCCATGATCTGTTGCTTGAATTTTGCAAGGAAAAAGCAAAGGAGGAGAAATTTCTACTGTGGATATATAG GGATCAAGATGCAAATTCTACCGAAGTGTTGTCTCGAATGCTTGTACAACGTCGTATATCCATTTATTCAAAACAGCACAATCTTGTTGAAAGGAGTCCATCTTGTTCCAATGTCCATTCCTTACTATTCAGGAAGGTTGGTGATGATGTTATCCCCTCAGTCGACAATCAGGTCTCATTTGCTTTTCACAGCTTTAAGTGTCTTAGAGTGTTAGATCTGGAGTTTGTCACTGTTGGTTCTTTCCCAACTGAACTATGTCAATTGAGGTACCTTGCACTTAGAACTTTTGAGGAATCTATTCCATCATCTATAGACAATCTCCGGAATCTTGAAACACTTGTGGTTAAAGGGCTTGGAAGTGAACTTTCATTGCCACACTCCCTGTGTAAGATGGTTAAGATGAGACATCTACATTTAAACGACCGTGCCTCTTTCGATTTGCAGAACTTAAAAATATTCCTTGAGGATCCCTCGGAATTAGATAATTTGGAGACTTTTTCCACTCCTGCTTTTTCATCTGGTGAAGATGTGGAGAGGGTATTGAGTAAGACCCCTAATCTTCGAAAACTGAGATGCATATTTTCAGGATCATGGGGTTATTCTGAGGAACAAAAAAAGGACTGCAATCAGTTCCCAAGATTACAGCACTTAACCAAGCTTGAATCACTCAAGGTGTTTTGTTTCCACAAGCCAGAGCGATCACCTTGTGTATTCAATTTCCCGTCAGATCTTAAGAAGCTGACACTTTGTGGTTTTGGATTGCCATGGAGTGAAATTTCAGCCATGTCAACACTTCATAACCTTGTGATACTCAAGCTGCAATCCGATGCCTTTTGTGGAGAAGAATGGGAAGTAAGTGATGAGCAATTCTCCCAGCTAAAAGTGCTGAAGCTAGAAAATATTTCCTTTGCGCGTTGGAGTATCTCAGAGGATGCTTTCTCTAACCTTGAGAAACTGGTTCTGCATAGTTGTGATTGTCTAGTCGAAATCCCTTCTGAATTTGGTTACTTCACTTGCCTACAAACTATCGAAGTAAAGTCGTGCCAGGAATCCGTTGCAAATTCAGCTAAGAATGTCGAGGAAATTCAGGTTGAAGAAATGCAAAATAACGGCTTCAAGCTTTTTATCTACTAA